From Marinifilum sp. JC120:
TTTTGCGATATGCGCTTGTTTAAGGCTGTGTTCCGCGTTTTTAATCATCACGGTGTGACCAGTTGCCTTGGCCTCACGCAACTCTTTATCTGCCCTGCGCAGAACCTCCATGGACTCACGGTAACGCATACGGTATCTTTCTAAAGCCGGACGGCAATGGGACATCAGAACATCTTGTCCTACCTTTTCATCAAAAAAAGCCCTGACAAAACCGTCCACCTCAGACTCCAGATAAATCATTTGGGAGTCTAGCTTTTCCTTAAGATCGCTAGCGAGATTTGGATCAGAAACATCAGCTAGCGCGGCAGTCTGATAAAAAGGCTTAAAAGCCAACAAGATCTCTTCCGGTTTGTTTACGAAATCGAGAACAAAGGTCTGATCTTTACCCGGAAAAATTCTATTCAATCTAGAAAGAGTCTGTACAGCATCAACACCTGACAACTTTTTATCCACATACATCGCGCAAAGTTTCGGCTGATCAAACCCAGTCTGAAATTTATTGGCTACTATCATGACCTGATATTCGGAAGTATCGAAGGCTTTGCGCATATCGCGCCCTCTGAGATCAGGATTCATATTTTTTTCATTAAACGAATCAACACCATTCTCTTCGTCTACAACCTCACCCGAAAAGGCAACCATTGCCTGAATACCTTCGCAATCCTCTCGGTTGGCAGCAATATACTTATCAAAAGCAAGTTTATAGCGCACAGCAGCTTTGCGGGAATCAGTAACCACCATGGCTTTGGCTTGACCATTAAGCATAGAAGCTACCCGTGATCTAAAATGCTCTATAATGACTTCCACTTTCTGACTGATATTGTACGGATGCAACCTTACCCATCTGGCAATTGTACTGGCTCCCTTTCGGGCATCCACTTCTTCAGCAATAGCTCCATCCTTAAGACCCAAACGACACGCCATGTCGTAGGTTGTATAGTTTTTAAGCACATCTAGAATAAAACCTTCTTCAATGGCTTGGCGCATACTATAAACATGAAATGGCTGCGGTATGTTTTCCTTAGAAGGCGGTAAGTCTGGATCAGGAGTACGACCAAAGGTTTCAAGAGTCTTAGATTTCGGAGTAGCAGTGAAAGCAAAATAACTTATATTTTCAGAAGCCTTACGCGACTCCACTGCCGCATCAAGCAAATCTTCAGTTGATAATTCATCACCTTCTTCTCGCTGTTTTACCCCAAGCACTTCCCGCAATTTACGGGCAGTACTTCCGGTCTGCGAGGAATGCGCTTCATCGGCAATAATTGCGTAATTATTTCCTTTTAAGGAAGTTCTCTCTCTTAGAAGTTCCAGCACGTAGGGAAATGTCTGAATGGTCACAATAATAATGCGGGTAGCACTCTCAAGGGCATTTGCAAGCTGTTCTGATTTTGATCCGTCGCCCAGCTCTCGGCTGATACGGCTGACTAGTCCGCTGGCGTGTTCAAACTGATAGATTGTATCCTGCAACTGAGCGTCAAGCACGGTCCGATCTGTAACCACAATAACGGAATCAAAGACCTTGCCACCTTCCCCGTCGTACAGAGAAGCTAGCTGATGGGCTGTCCAGGCTATTGAGTTGGATTTTCCTGAACCGGCACTATGCTGCACCAAATACTTATTACCCGCCCCTTCATAACTGGCTGCTTTGATCAGTCTGTTAACAACATCCCATTGATGGTAGCGGGGAAAAATCAAAGTTTCTTTTATGTACTTCCGTCCTTCCCAATCTTCTTTTTCCTCCTGCTGCAAATGCAGGAATCTACCGAGTATATGCAGCCAGTTATCCGGCAACATCACCCGTTCCCAAAGATAAGAAGTATCATAACCATCAGGATTCAAAGGATTGCCTTTGCCGCCGTCAGTGCTGCCCATATTAAAGGGCAGAAAAAAAGAATCCTTTCCGGCGAGTCGAGTGCACATCCAGGCTTCTTCCTGACTGACCGCAAAATGCACCAAGACCCTTTTACCGAAGGAAAGTAAAGGTTCAGCGCGTCTGGTGGCCGGGTCCACAGGAGGACGATCATGTTTATACTGGCGTATGGCAGCAGCAACAGGCTGCTTGAATTCAGACTTAAGCTCCAAAGTTGCCACCGGAATACCGTTCACAAACAGCACCAGATCCAAACGTCCGCCATATCCATGCGGCGAATAAGTAACCTCCGGCACAACACGTAAACGGTTACAGCCATATTGGCGCAAAGTTTCAGCATTCAAGCCGTGATCGGGTTTAAAACGGCATAGCCGGATACGCGCACCCCGGTCTTTATAGCCATGCCGCAAGACATCGAGTGACCCTTTTTTATCCAGCCGACGTGCCACACTACGAATTAAAGCCGCCTCAGTATCTTTAGGAAACATCTTACAGAACTTATCCCACTGATCCGGATGCGCTTCACGCATAAACCCGACAACGTCTTCATTATACAAAGCATGTTCACGATCATAATTTTCAGCCTTACCAACAATCCATCCATTAGCGGCAAGAGAATCAATAATATCCTGCTGGAACTGTTTTTCGCGTGCGTCTGCCATGTCAAAATCCTTTTTAGCTATTCTGGTAACTCATCTCGATAAGTGGCTTGGCCTTCGCAAGGTCATCAACGTTCCTCAAACGAACTTCAAGATTACCCGTTCCCAAATGCCCGACGTTAGTAACATCGCGGCTGAATCCTTCTTCGAGTTCAACTTCGTATGGATCGACGTTCATGGTCAAAACCAAGCAAGGATCGCCTTTCCCGGCATTTACCTGAACGCACAGAAAATTCTTTAATTTCTTGAAAGCGACATACCACTTCAGCTCTTTCTCCTGCACTTCATCGCCAAAATTCAAAATGAATTCCCGCAAAGATTCATAAAGCTCAGTCAGTTGCTTATTGGCTTGTTGCATATTGTGCTTATGCCCTTCAGACCTATCACCATTGGTCACAACAACGGGACGAGACGCCTTACTTTCCTCAGTACGGTTCACAAGTTCCAGCATCAAGTAATCTTCGCTAAACAGACGATAACGCAACAACTCAATATTGCGGTTAATCTGCTGGACGGCATATTCATCATACTTGGTAAAATCTCCGGCTATACACAACAGACGAGGCGCGGACCAATCAATCTTCCCAGCAACCTCCCGCCCAAGACGCTCCATGACCAGCAATTGGAAATCCGCTTGATGCTCCATAAGCCAGTCTAAATAAAACAGCCCCTGATTGATGACGTTCTCATTCAGATGTCTTTTATATTCGATGATCACAGGGCAATTGTTTTCATCAAGCCCCAGTGAATCAATACGCCCGCCATGGCTCTTGCTGGTGCTGAATTCTGTAGCGAGGAAGCGTACACCGAGAAAAGTCTCCATATTACTCTCAATGAGCTGCTGGAGCCACTTTTCCACCGGAGCGGCTTTGGGAGGCAGCTCAGTTACCTGCTGGGTGTTGTATTGAAATAGTCTGATGTCGGACATGTGCTTTATCCGTTTTGTTTTTTATACATTAAATCATACAATTTATTGGCAATAGATCTGATTTCATCAAGGGAAAAGTTTTGCTCCCAAGTGGTAATCCCCTGTCTATTTTTATTTTCAAATCTAATGCCTTCTATTTTGTCATTGCCTAACAACTGAATATTACAATGTGCAATTGCATTTCTGAATAATCTAATAAAATCATTTAAGTCTTCGCAGTCATCAAAGAGCGGCCAGTTTTTAAGTTCATCTAGAGGTTTATTGGGTATGATAGAATCTGTATGTTCTTTGGGGAAAATTATTAACCCAAGCAATGAATTAATTAGCTGCGTTGCTTCATAAACGGAGTCACCGTTTTGTTTTGCTTTTTCTATGTATTCTAAATTTGCGAAAGTCCTTTCAGAAAAAACTCTTACAAGTTCATCGCTCCCAATCATAACCATGCTAGACCTCCTTTTAATTCTCCGCCTTCCAATCCCGCACATCAATCTTCCCGGTCACAGCTGCTGAGATTAGGGCTGTGCGGCGTTCTTTGAGGAGGGTGATAGCTTTGTTAGCCTTTCCCTCTAGAGAATCGAGTTTGGACAATTTCAAATCAATATTTTCAAGAAGACTCTGCGCTTCATCTACTGGGGGTAATGGAAAGGGCATTTCGCGAATTGTGCTTTGTCCAATGTTCTGCATTGAACTACTTGCCCCAGTTGCTTCAATTTCTATACGTCCACGTGTCATATCTGTTCCCAGAAAGAAGGCTATAAGACGGGGACTAGCCTGACTATTTAATTTTATTCTGTACAGCTTGTCACAAAGAATAAGCTGTGGGTAGACATCCATCACAACAGCCGCACTCCCAACCAATTCTTTGGTATTCGCTCTAGAAATTAAAAGGTCATATTTTTCAAGTAAATACTCCTCACGCGGAGAAAGACTTGATGGTAATTTTTTATTTTCACTTGGGCTGAAAAGCCCTCCGTTTACGGCCCCTACTTTTAAAACTCCCCACTCACCAGCTTCTGCTGGAGTTGTTTCACATTGAGGACTCCAGCCTTGTTCCATTTTAGTGATCACATGCTTGAGTCGTTTAACTTCCCAATGCGCAGGAATCTCCCCCAGCCATTCAACCCCGCTATCCTTCATCTCGACATCAGAATCAAGCCCCTTGGTCACGGCATGAGATATTACCGCCTGCCGCTTTACCTTAAGCAGTTCTATGAGCTTTTCTTGTTTTTCGATT
This genomic window contains:
- a CDS encoding restriction endonuclease subunit S, with product MGKYKPYPAYKDSGVEWLGDVPECWINSRIKYDFFLKARVGWHGLNSNEFTDQGPFLVTGTDFLDGDINWKKCRHCSEFRYEQDCNIQLVNGDLLITKDGTIGKVAIVNGLEGKACLNSGVFVIRPDGQNVTIKFLFWILKSNIFTDFVDYFQTGSTINHLYQDTFENLPFVIPQLIEQDKIATFLNHETAKIDLLIEKQEKLIELLKVKRQAVISHAVTKGLDSDVEMKDSGVEWLGEIPAHWEVKRLKHVITKMEQGWSPQCETTPAEAGEWGVLKVGAVNGGLFSPSENKKLPSSLSPREEYLLEKYDLLISRANTKELVGSAAVVMDVYPQLILCDKLYRIKLNSQASPRLIAFFLGTDMTRGRIEIEATGASSSMQNIGQSTIREMPFPLPPVDEAQSLLENIDLKLSKLDSLEGKANKAITLLKERRTALISAAVTGKIDVRDWKAEN
- a CDS encoding type I restriction endonuclease subunit R → MADAREKQFQQDIIDSLAANGWIVGKAENYDREHALYNEDVVGFMREAHPDQWDKFCKMFPKDTEAALIRSVARRLDKKGSLDVLRHGYKDRGARIRLCRFKPDHGLNAETLRQYGCNRLRVVPEVTYSPHGYGGRLDLVLFVNGIPVATLELKSEFKQPVAAAIRQYKHDRPPVDPATRRAEPLLSFGKRVLVHFAVSQEEAWMCTRLAGKDSFFLPFNMGSTDGGKGNPLNPDGYDTSYLWERVMLPDNWLHILGRFLHLQQEEKEDWEGRKYIKETLIFPRYHQWDVVNRLIKAASYEGAGNKYLVQHSAGSGKSNSIAWTAHQLASLYDGEGGKVFDSVIVVTDRTVLDAQLQDTIYQFEHASGLVSRISRELGDGSKSEQLANALESATRIIIVTIQTFPYVLELLRERTSLKGNNYAIIADEAHSSQTGSTARKLREVLGVKQREEGDELSTEDLLDAAVESRKASENISYFAFTATPKSKTLETFGRTPDPDLPPSKENIPQPFHVYSMRQAIEEGFILDVLKNYTTYDMACRLGLKDGAIAEEVDARKGASTIARWVRLHPYNISQKVEVIIEHFRSRVASMLNGQAKAMVVTDSRKAAVRYKLAFDKYIAANREDCEGIQAMVAFSGEVVDEENGVDSFNEKNMNPDLRGRDMRKAFDTSEYQVMIVANKFQTGFDQPKLCAMYVDKKLSGVDAVQTLSRLNRIFPGKDQTFVLDFVNKPEEILLAFKPFYQTAALADVSDPNLASDLKEKLDSQMIYLESEVDGFVRAFFDEKVGQDVLMSHCRPALERYRMRYRESMEVLRRADKELREAKATGHTVMIKNAEHSLKQAHIAKDVLDVFKKDLLSFIRFYEFSSQILDYADRELESFNIYARHLQPLLREQHLDEDVDLSDVIMTHYRLSKQREETIKLQPGESIKIRPTSAVGSRVPRAPKTESLEEIIARMNELFGGDFTDSDGLSYLRTIVDKLRENDRVMAQLDNNTPEWAMKGDFPVAVEEAVIDSMETHRDMAMQFLSDEHIQKGLARLILGVLTEEYRGI
- a CDS encoding DUF91 domain-containing protein, coding for MSDIRLFQYNTQQVTELPPKAAPVEKWLQQLIESNMETFLGVRFLATEFSTSKSHGGRIDSLGLDENNCPVIIEYKRHLNENVINQGLFYLDWLMEHQADFQLLVMERLGREVAGKIDWSAPRLLCIAGDFTKYDEYAVQQINRNIELLRYRLFSEDYLMLELVNRTEESKASRPVVVTNGDRSEGHKHNMQQANKQLTELYESLREFILNFGDEVQEKELKWYVAFKKLKNFLCVQVNAGKGDPCLVLTMNVDPYEVELEEGFSRDVTNVGHLGTGNLEVRLRNVDDLAKAKPLIEMSYQNS